From the genome of Bifidobacterium asteroides, one region includes:
- a CDS encoding polyprenol monophosphomannose synthase, translating into MGVVRGGAGTIVVMPTYQEADNIGVTLPQLLDCCPEVDVLVVDDNSPDGTGALAEDMAKRNPRVHVIHRHARRGLGPAYVQGFRWSLDQGYDLICEMDMDGSHRPQDLSSMLAVAQGHAHPGLVIGSRRVRGGRTRHWPWYRDLISRAGSWYARTALGSSVRDMTAGLRVYRADVLKRIDLGRVRSSGYVFQVDMLRRVQAVGVSVVEVPIVFVERVRGSSKMDAGIVLEAMAQVTLWGLERLTRRK; encoded by the coding sequence ATGGGAGTTGTTCGTGGCGGAGCAGGGACCATTGTGGTCATGCCCACCTATCAGGAGGCTGACAACATTGGGGTTACCCTTCCTCAGCTCTTGGACTGCTGCCCCGAGGTCGATGTCCTGGTCGTCGACGACAACTCGCCGGACGGCACCGGCGCCTTGGCCGAGGATATGGCCAAGCGCAATCCTCGCGTGCACGTCATCCATCGGCATGCCCGCCGCGGGCTGGGCCCAGCCTACGTGCAGGGGTTCCGTTGGTCGTTGGATCAGGGCTATGACCTGATTTGCGAGATGGACATGGACGGTTCCCATCGGCCCCAGGATCTGTCGAGTATGTTGGCTGTGGCGCAAGGTCATGCACATCCGGGCCTGGTCATCGGCTCGCGCCGGGTGCGCGGAGGTCGCACTCGACATTGGCCCTGGTATCGGGATCTGATCTCGCGTGCGGGATCCTGGTATGCCCGCACCGCCCTGGGTTCCTCGGTAAGGGACATGACCGCCGGCCTGCGGGTCTACCGAGCGGACGTGTTGAAGCGGATCGATCTGGGAAGGGTTCGCTCCAGTGGATACGTCTTCCAGGTGGATATGCTGCGTCGAGTCCAGGCCGTGGGCGTTAGCGTCGTCGAAGTGCCTATAGTCTTCGTGGAGCGGGTTCGCGGCAGCTCGAAGATGGATGCCGGGATCGTGCTGGAGGCCATGGCCCAGGTGACCCTGTGGGGACTTGAACGGTTGACCCGCCGAAAATGA
- a CDS encoding NADH:flavin oxidoreductase/NADH oxidase, translating to MVQEYPELDDKAPRADSRVKEDQAMPGPVSGSGRLDVSKPIRPFEPGAADGKKKAGKAAKPIKSAKKGKKDKRVRKAGKSKSGRRQEKDLPALFRPMELRDQHIRNRIWMPPMDTYSALRHDGVPTNFHYQHYVSRALGGFGAVIGEATAVDPQGRISPCDVGLWNDEQTRAWQGIVRDVKAAGAVPIVQLNHSGRKGSSGCSSMGYINATVPVAEGGWQPVGPSPIAFGRMAVPVQLSRAQIASIVADFRSAAVRAVQAGFLGVELHAAHGYLLSQFLDPLINRRSDEYGGDLSNRMRLLIQVTDAVREVIPSGMPLLVRMSATDWATGGWGLDETIRTAKVLKLHGVDLIDVSTGGLVPGVKIPAAPNYQVPFSYQVRSQVLIPTTAVGLITKPRQADRIVRKGLADAVEIGRASLRDPYWPLRAAYKLGLSAEQTPYPEPYRRGAYGIAR from the coding sequence ATGGTCCAGGAATATCCAGAGCTGGATGACAAGGCCCCTCGGGCCGACAGCCGGGTCAAGGAGGATCAGGCGATGCCGGGGCCGGTGAGCGGCTCTGGCAGGCTGGATGTGTCCAAACCGATCCGGCCCTTTGAGCCGGGTGCCGCCGATGGAAAGAAAAAGGCAGGCAAGGCTGCCAAGCCAATCAAATCAGCCAAGAAGGGCAAGAAAGACAAAAGAGTAAGAAAGGCTGGGAAATCAAAATCAGGCAGAAGGCAGGAGAAGGACCTGCCTGCGCTCTTCCGGCCCATGGAACTGCGCGACCAGCACATCCGCAACAGGATCTGGATGCCGCCAATGGACACCTATTCGGCCCTGCGGCACGACGGGGTTCCCACCAACTTCCACTACCAGCACTATGTGTCCCGGGCCCTGGGCGGCTTCGGAGCCGTCATTGGGGAGGCCACGGCCGTGGACCCCCAGGGGCGGATCTCGCCTTGCGATGTCGGACTGTGGAACGACGAGCAGACCAGGGCCTGGCAGGGCATTGTCCGGGATGTCAAGGCCGCTGGAGCAGTGCCCATCGTCCAGCTCAACCACTCGGGTCGCAAGGGTTCCTCCGGCTGCTCCTCCATGGGCTACATCAACGCCACCGTGCCGGTAGCCGAGGGTGGCTGGCAGCCTGTGGGCCCCAGCCCCATCGCCTTTGGGAGGATGGCGGTCCCGGTCCAGCTCTCGCGGGCTCAGATAGCCTCCATCGTGGCCGACTTCCGCTCCGCTGCTGTGCGAGCCGTTCAGGCCGGCTTCCTGGGAGTGGAGTTGCATGCCGCCCACGGCTACCTGCTCTCCCAATTCCTCGACCCCCTGATCAACCGACGCAGTGACGAGTACGGGGGCGACCTGTCCAACAGAATGCGCCTGCTGATCCAAGTGACCGATGCTGTACGCGAGGTCATTCCCTCGGGCATGCCCCTGCTGGTGCGCATGTCCGCCACCGACTGGGCCACTGGGGGATGGGGTCTGGACGAGACCATACGCACTGCCAAAGTGCTCAAACTGCATGGGGTGGACCTGATTGACGTTTCCACCGGGGGTCTGGTGCCAGGCGTGAAGATTCCGGCCGCTCCCAACTACCAGGTGCCCTTCTCCTACCAGGTGCGCAGCCAGGTGCTGATTCCCACCACGGCGGTGGGGCTGATCACCAAGCCCCGGCAGGCTGATCGGATTGTGCGCAAGGGCCTGGCCGATGCGGTCGAGATCGGTCGAGCCAGCCTGCGCGACCCCTACTGGCCGCTCAGGGCTGCCTACAAGCTGGGGCTGTCTGCCGAGCAGACCCCCTACCCTGAGCCTTACCGGCGCGGGGCCTATGGCATCGCACGCTGA
- a CDS encoding transglycosylase domain-containing protein: protein MPEQKKSMSVRRFFTLLLAYLIFCVAGGVVVSGFLFPAVFGINAASRNLMPALKTDNIDFNVNDLPQQSRLYASDGHTVIATFYAQNRIVVPIKDVSDYMQKAVVAREDRRFFEHAGVDTQGVLRAFIQTYIKQGDTQGGSSLTQQYVKNVLMSQAEENNDPIAEYHAQEETIARKMREMLIAVQMEKKYSKAEILQGYLNIAQFGTNVYGVESAARRYFSKSAKDLDPGEAATIAAVTKNPARFDPTVNVKVSQEQRDIVLDLMRQENYITQRQYDENKAKPLDQMLHVQSVDAGCQAAGDAAFFCDYVTKQILNSKEFGKSQDERNKLLKEGGLDIYTTMDVNANAAAMKAARDTIPVDDRSGFEVTIASIRPGTGEVLGFGINRIYDATQNSGGGTRTAINYAVDQVDGGGWGFPVGSTWKPINLVSWMKAGKSINQSLRTSTSYPQTSFACKMADGTPYGFGTGSWHVENSGGGTTSPETPLQGLVRSHNTTQASMAQQIGLCTIADTAKDMGYHNSPKDQMDIHSDNTFQPPMVIGAVQASPLTMANVYATIAAKGVACSPIAMTKVIDKNGKSVKVPKANCHQAIDPGIAETAAYALNQGVVQPGGEASTTQLDGGRKTFAKTGTHEDKYMLTGGFVPQVAAFVTVGNAEGQVSFTNRTINGRSMHTWYGMYIATPAWKDFMNTYLAAANIQPDNSYGNPDPRFTGGVQQPQPSQQSQQRSSGRQRQTYRHSQGGQQGNQGTSQDQSQTVDSPED from the coding sequence ATGCCCGAACAAAAGAAATCCATGTCGGTCAGGCGCTTCTTCACGCTACTGCTGGCTTACCTCATCTTCTGCGTCGCAGGTGGCGTGGTAGTCTCTGGTTTCCTGTTTCCCGCTGTCTTCGGCATCAACGCCGCCTCCAGGAATCTGATGCCTGCCCTGAAGACGGACAACATCGACTTCAACGTGAACGATTTGCCCCAGCAGTCCAGGCTCTACGCCTCCGACGGGCATACGGTCATCGCCACCTTCTATGCGCAGAACAGGATCGTGGTGCCCATCAAGGACGTCTCTGACTACATGCAGAAGGCCGTGGTGGCCCGCGAGGACCGTCGTTTCTTCGAGCATGCCGGCGTGGACACCCAGGGCGTGCTCAGGGCTTTCATCCAGACTTACATCAAACAGGGCGACACCCAGGGCGGATCCTCCCTAACCCAGCAGTATGTCAAGAATGTGCTCATGAGCCAGGCCGAGGAAAACAACGACCCCATCGCCGAGTACCACGCCCAGGAAGAGACCATAGCCCGCAAGATGCGGGAGATGCTGATTGCGGTCCAGATGGAGAAGAAATACTCCAAGGCCGAGATTCTTCAAGGATATTTGAATATAGCTCAGTTCGGCACCAACGTTTACGGGGTCGAGTCGGCGGCCAGGCGCTACTTCAGCAAGTCGGCCAAGGACCTGGATCCGGGTGAAGCTGCCACCATCGCCGCCGTGACCAAGAATCCCGCCCGCTTCGACCCTACCGTCAATGTCAAGGTCTCCCAGGAGCAGCGGGACATCGTCCTGGACCTGATGCGCCAGGAGAACTACATCACCCAGCGCCAGTATGACGAGAACAAGGCCAAGCCTCTGGACCAGATGCTTCACGTGCAGTCGGTCGATGCCGGCTGCCAGGCGGCTGGAGACGCAGCCTTCTTCTGCGATTACGTGACCAAGCAGATCCTCAACTCCAAGGAGTTCGGCAAGAGCCAGGATGAGCGCAACAAGCTCCTGAAGGAGGGCGGCCTGGACATCTACACCACCATGGACGTCAACGCCAACGCCGCAGCCATGAAGGCGGCCCGGGACACCATCCCCGTGGATGATCGAAGCGGCTTCGAGGTCACGATAGCCTCCATTCGTCCGGGCACCGGCGAGGTCCTGGGCTTCGGCATCAACCGGATTTATGATGCCACCCAGAACTCGGGCGGCGGCACACGCACGGCCATCAACTACGCCGTTGATCAGGTCGACGGCGGCGGCTGGGGTTTCCCTGTGGGATCCACCTGGAAGCCCATCAACCTGGTGTCCTGGATGAAGGCCGGCAAGTCCATCAACCAGTCCCTGCGCACCTCCACCAGCTATCCGCAGACCTCCTTCGCCTGCAAGATGGCGGACGGCACCCCCTACGGGTTCGGCACCGGCAGCTGGCATGTGGAGAACTCTGGCGGCGGCACCACATCGCCGGAGACACCCCTGCAGGGTCTGGTACGCTCGCACAACACCACCCAGGCCTCCATGGCCCAGCAGATCGGTCTGTGCACCATAGCCGACACGGCCAAGGACATGGGCTACCACAATTCGCCCAAAGATCAGATGGACATCCACTCGGACAACACCTTCCAGCCGCCTATGGTCATCGGTGCGGTCCAGGCCTCCCCGCTGACCATGGCCAACGTCTACGCCACCATCGCCGCCAAGGGAGTGGCCTGCAGCCCCATAGCCATGACCAAGGTGATCGACAAGAACGGTAAGTCCGTCAAGGTGCCCAAGGCAAACTGCCACCAGGCCATCGATCCGGGCATCGCCGAGACGGCCGCCTATGCACTCAACCAGGGCGTTGTCCAGCCCGGGGGCGAGGCGTCCACGACCCAGCTGGACGGGGGGCGCAAGACTTTCGCCAAGACCGGCACCCACGAGGACAAGTACATGCTGACCGGCGGATTCGTGCCCCAGGTGGCCGCCTTCGTCACCGTGGGCAATGCGGAGGGCCAGGTCTCCTTCACCAACAGGACCATCAACGGGCGGTCCATGCACACCTGGTACGGCATGTATATCGCCACCCCGGCCTGGAAGGACTTCATGAACACCTATCTGGCCGCAGCCAATATCCAGCCGGACAACTCCTATGGCAATCCCGATCCTCGGTTCACCGGCGGGGTCCAGCAGCCTCAACCATCTCAGCAGTCCCAGCAACGGTCCTCGGGCAGACAGCGGCAGACCTACCGTCACAGCCAAGGAGGACAGCAAGGCAACCAGGGGACCAGTCAGGACCAGTCGCAGACGGTGGATTCGCCGGAGGACTAG
- a CDS encoding DeoR/GlpR family DNA-binding transcription regulator — protein sequence MCDNVRMISSQRQHLILNRLRTRGAVRITALSKELGVSAMTIRRDIADLADKGLLKRVHGGAVTTSSLLAEPLFSVKSQMDMGLKDTIARRAIDYVSPGDVIAIGGGTTAYVFAQHLLESRQCAGVTLLTNSIPVAELVQAMESKDVEVIVTGGVITRSNSLVGPIADKVIASLRVNTVFLGTHSVSIPRGFLMPNSLEAATDMALMDIADRTIILTDHTKWSCTSLSLFASFDQVDTVITDDQLDQESAEATRSLVKRLVLVPVNPEEGQAQDGSSDGSEAQVQ from the coding sequence GTGTGCGATAATGTTCGAATGATATCGTCACAACGCCAACACTTGATATTGAACCGGTTGCGTACTCGTGGCGCAGTCCGTATCACCGCCCTCTCCAAGGAGCTGGGCGTCTCCGCCATGACCATCCGCCGTGACATTGCCGACCTGGCGGACAAGGGCCTGCTCAAGAGGGTCCACGGAGGGGCCGTCACCACCAGCTCGCTTCTGGCTGAGCCGCTCTTCTCGGTCAAGTCGCAGATGGACATGGGTCTCAAGGACACTATCGCCCGTCGCGCCATCGACTATGTCTCCCCGGGCGACGTCATCGCCATCGGGGGCGGAACCACGGCCTATGTCTTTGCCCAGCACCTGCTGGAGAGTCGTCAGTGCGCGGGCGTGACCCTGCTGACCAATTCCATCCCCGTGGCCGAACTGGTACAGGCCATGGAGAGCAAAGATGTGGAGGTCATAGTCACCGGTGGGGTCATCACCCGGTCCAACTCCCTGGTAGGTCCCATCGCGGACAAGGTCATCGCCTCTCTGCGGGTCAACACGGTCTTCCTTGGGACCCACTCGGTCTCCATACCACGTGGCTTCCTGATGCCCAACTCCCTGGAGGCGGCCACGGATATGGCCCTGATGGACATCGCCGACCGGACCATCATCCTGACCGACCACACCAAGTGGAGCTGCACCTCCCTGTCCCTGTTCGCCTCCTTCGACCAGGTGGACACCGTCATTACCGACGACCAGCTGGACCAGGAGTCGGCCGAGGCCACCCGGTCCCTGGTCAAGCGGCTGGTTTTGGTGCCGGTCAACCCTGAGGAAGGCCAGGCTCAAGACGGGTCCTCCGACGGGTCTGAAGCCCAGGTTCAATGA